From Lawsonia intracellularis PHE/MN1-00, the proteins below share one genomic window:
- the katE gene encoding catalase HPII, translating to MGNNNNDNGISVNSLPFRDGKSAEPHYSNTIPQSKYKISQRPTPPGVEPMTSGSFKTPDNTTEKIKAMDSVRVNGHDMAITTNLGVKIANNQNTLRAGVRGPSLLEDFHLHEKLAHFHRERIPERVVHARGSGAYGYFQVYKSMRQYTKAAFLQDPGVKTPVFVRFSTVQGFRGSPDTARDLRGWATKFYTQEGNFDLVGNNTAVFFIQDAIKFPDFVHAVKPEPHNEVPQGQSAHDNFWDYVSLQPETLHNVMWAMSDRGIPRSYRMMEGFGIHTFRLINEQDKSCFVRFHWKPVYGTSSLLWDEAQILTGRDPDFHRKDLWQAIEAGDYPEYELGLQIIPEEDEHKFDFDILDATKLIPEALVPIELVGKMVLNRNPDNFFAETEQAAFCPANIVPGIDFSDDPLLQGRIFSYFDTQLHRLGGPNFNEIPINRPICPVTNQQRDGNHRMQIDSTVANYEPNTVSGNWPREVQPSEHGGGFTTYKSKVEGTKVRERSPSFFDYYSQPRLFWLSQTAPEQKHIIDAFSFELSKVMRPYIRERIVDLLSYIDRDLAKGVATNLGLTLSQEQLSYDLPKPVNGLTSDPSLSLYAKNKQNIKSRRVALLVADGVSKESIETISNMLHKEGVYPQFFAPHMGSIKTEEGNEITVDGTIEGNPSVVVDAVIVPQGKQSLNTLLNDGNAKYYLCQAYKHLKPIGLPGNTKEMLSYIGLSENDIDEGLVLAPDSPKMIGKFIDAMKQHRIWSRESKITSFSA from the coding sequence ATGGGTAATAACAATAATGATAATGGAATATCAGTTAATTCTCTACCATTTAGAGATGGGAAGTCAGCAGAACCACACTATTCTAATACTATCCCCCAAAGTAAATATAAAATTTCTCAAAGACCAACACCACCTGGAGTTGAGCCTATGACTTCAGGTTCATTTAAAACTCCAGATAATACTACAGAAAAGATTAAGGCTATGGACTCAGTTCGTGTCAATGGTCATGATATGGCTATTACAACTAATCTTGGCGTAAAAATAGCTAATAATCAAAATACACTTAGGGCAGGAGTACGTGGTCCATCGTTACTAGAAGATTTTCATCTTCATGAGAAGTTAGCACACTTCCATCGTGAAAGAATTCCTGAGCGAGTTGTACATGCAAGGGGGTCAGGAGCTTATGGATATTTTCAAGTATATAAATCAATGAGGCAATATACAAAAGCTGCTTTTCTTCAGGATCCAGGAGTCAAAACGCCAGTTTTTGTTCGTTTTTCTACTGTACAAGGTTTTAGGGGTTCTCCTGATACTGCAAGAGATTTACGAGGCTGGGCAACAAAGTTTTATACTCAAGAAGGTAACTTTGACTTAGTAGGTAATAATACAGCTGTATTTTTTATACAAGATGCTATCAAATTCCCAGATTTTGTGCATGCTGTAAAACCTGAACCACATAATGAGGTTCCTCAAGGACAGTCTGCACATGATAATTTTTGGGATTATGTATCATTACAACCTGAAACATTGCATAATGTTATGTGGGCTATGTCTGATCGTGGTATTCCAAGGAGCTATCGCATGATGGAAGGGTTTGGCATACATACATTTAGACTTATTAATGAGCAGGATAAAAGTTGTTTTGTTCGTTTTCATTGGAAGCCAGTGTATGGTACTAGTTCTCTTCTTTGGGATGAAGCACAAATTCTTACAGGACGTGATCCTGATTTTCATCGTAAGGATCTTTGGCAAGCAATTGAAGCTGGGGATTATCCTGAGTATGAGTTAGGACTACAAATTATTCCAGAAGAAGATGAGCATAAATTTGACTTTGATATTTTAGACGCTACAAAGTTAATCCCAGAAGCATTAGTCCCTATAGAACTTGTAGGGAAAATGGTATTAAACCGTAATCCAGATAATTTTTTTGCAGAGACTGAACAAGCTGCATTCTGTCCTGCTAATATTGTACCTGGGATTGATTTTTCAGATGATCCACTCTTACAAGGCCGTATTTTTTCTTATTTTGATACTCAATTGCATAGATTAGGTGGGCCAAATTTTAATGAAATACCTATAAATAGGCCTATTTGTCCTGTTACTAATCAACAGCGTGATGGAAATCATCGTATGCAAATTGATTCTACTGTTGCTAATTATGAGCCAAATACTGTAAGTGGAAATTGGCCTCGTGAAGTACAACCATCAGAGCATGGTGGAGGGTTTACTACATATAAAAGTAAAGTTGAAGGGACTAAAGTACGTGAGCGTAGTCCATCTTTTTTTGACTATTACTCACAACCACGCTTATTTTGGTTAAGTCAAACAGCCCCAGAACAAAAGCATATAATTGATGCATTTAGTTTTGAGCTTAGCAAGGTAATGCGACCATATATACGGGAGCGTATAGTAGATTTACTTAGTTATATAGATCGTGATCTTGCTAAAGGTGTTGCTACTAATCTTGGTTTAACTTTAAGTCAAGAACAATTGTCATACGATCTTCCTAAGCCAGTAAATGGATTAACTAGTGATCCATCGCTTAGTTTATACGCTAAAAATAAACAAAATATAAAATCAAGACGAGTAGCACTACTTGTTGCAGATGGTGTAAGTAAGGAGTCAATAGAAACTATTAGCAATATGTTACATAAAGAAGGAGTATATCCACAGTTTTTTGCGCCACATATGGGAAGTATTAAGACGGAAGAGGGTAATGAAATAACAGTTGATGGTACTATTGAAGGGAATCCTTCAGTTGTTGTAGATGCTGTTATTGTTCCTCAAGGGAAACAAAGTCTAAATACATTATTAAATGATGGCAATGCAAAATATTATTTATGTCAAGCATATAAACACCTTAAGCCTATAGGGCTTCCTGGAAATACAAAAGAAATGCTTAGCTATATAGGGTTATCAGAAAATGATATTGATGAAGGATTAGTATTGGCTCCTGATAGTCCAAAAATGATAGGAAAATTTATAGATGCTATGAAACAACATAGGATATGGTCTAGAGAATCTAAGATAACAAGCTTCTCTGCATGA
- a CDS encoding outer membrane protein, translating into MRKLWILLSACLLSISPTIASAEQTGLYIAPKFIWGFAPVDIKTTGTIGIVNVQTISDSVSHKKTESLPGGALAVGYDFNHMFQTPIRTELEFSFFKKMDIKHNGQKTDITLGALLVNGYFDIKTDSPFTPYIGVGLGIAGVKTKSNAIIDSLGYDIKVKLDDKTKKNFAWMATVGTSYEISETFALDLGYRFAGFGKGETKSWNKSQIVDLLPLGPVTATANASLKTKEIFMHQIILSARLTF; encoded by the coding sequence ATGAGAAAATTATGGATTTTACTTTCAGCATGTTTATTATCTATATCACCTACAATTGCTTCAGCTGAACAAACAGGATTATATATTGCTCCTAAGTTCATTTGGGGATTTGCACCTGTTGATATCAAAACAACAGGAACAATTGGTATAGTAAACGTACAAACTATCTCAGACTCTGTTAGCCATAAAAAAACAGAATCACTTCCTGGGGGAGCATTAGCTGTTGGATATGATTTTAATCATATGTTTCAAACTCCTATACGTACAGAGCTTGAATTTAGTTTTTTTAAAAAAATGGATATAAAACACAATGGGCAAAAGACGGATATTACCCTTGGAGCTCTTCTAGTAAACGGATATTTTGATATAAAAACTGATTCTCCATTTACACCATATATAGGTGTTGGACTTGGCATTGCTGGTGTAAAAACAAAGTCTAATGCTATCATAGATAGCTTAGGCTACGATATCAAAGTAAAACTTGATGATAAAACAAAAAAGAACTTTGCCTGGATGGCTACAGTAGGTACTTCATATGAAATTTCAGAAACTTTTGCTCTTGATTTAGGATATCGTTTTGCTGGATTTGGTAAAGGTGAAACTAAAAGCTGGAATAAAAGTCAAATAGTTGACCTCCTACCATTAGGACCTGTTACTGCAACTGCTAATGCTAGTTTAAAAACAAAAGAAATATTTATGCATCAAATTATATTAAGTGCACGTTTAACATTCTAA
- a CDS encoding exodeoxyribonuclease III, with product MPSLLRLTSWNINGFRAIIKKPHWNWFHENQSDIIALQETKVDPSQLQDNLQKPEGWLSYWSASIKKKGYSGVAVFSKPKPLAVTAELPNPTFQGEGRLLHLEYPSFHFMNIYFPNGTQGDHRLSYKLGYYDSFLNYAEEARKTKPIVVCGDFNTAHRPIDLARPKANEETSGFLPIERTWMDRFIAAGYIDTFRYVHGDIPNNYSWWSYQQRARERNVGWRIDYFFVSIELMPTIRDAWIEMDIQGSDHCPVGLTLEI from the coding sequence ATGCCTTCCTTGTTACGACTTACATCATGGAATATCAATGGATTCAGGGCAATCATAAAAAAACCACATTGGAATTGGTTTCATGAGAATCAATCCGATATTATTGCTTTACAAGAAACAAAGGTAGATCCTTCACAACTCCAAGATAACCTCCAAAAGCCAGAAGGTTGGCTATCTTACTGGTCAGCCTCTATAAAGAAAAAAGGATATTCAGGAGTGGCTGTATTTAGTAAGCCTAAACCACTTGCTGTTACAGCTGAACTACCTAATCCTACCTTTCAAGGTGAAGGCCGTTTACTCCATTTAGAATATCCATCTTTTCACTTTATGAATATTTATTTTCCTAACGGAACTCAAGGAGACCACCGTCTAAGCTATAAGCTTGGCTATTATGATAGTTTTCTTAATTATGCAGAAGAAGCTAGAAAGACAAAACCTATTGTCGTATGTGGAGACTTTAATACTGCCCATAGACCTATAGACCTTGCTCGCCCAAAAGCAAATGAGGAAACCTCTGGGTTTTTGCCAATAGAAAGAACCTGGATGGATCGTTTTATTGCTGCAGGTTATATTGATACATTTCGCTATGTTCATGGGGATATACCAAACAATTATTCATGGTGGTCATATCAACAGCGTGCTCGAGAGCGTAATGTTGGATGGCGAATAGACTATTTTTTTGTTTCTATAGAACTTATGCCTACAATTCGTGATGCTTGGATTGAAATGGATATTCAAGGCTCTGATCATTGCCCTGTAGGACTAACGTTGGAAATATAA
- the murA gene encoding UDP-N-acetylglucosamine 1-carboxyvinyltransferase: protein MDKLIIEGGYPLKGTVTVSGSKNAALPILIASILANKKVTLHNVPQLRDIRTTIKLLEILGCTIQQTEQCIELTPGTLQHEAPYELVCTMRASILVLGPLLAKLGKAKVAMPGGCAIGARPIDLHIKALEKMGAKFTLKDGYLIGDCTKLKGTHIYLDFPTVGGTENLLIAASIAEGETILENAAQEPEIEDLARFLIACGAIIKGHGTNVIHIQGVPSLNGCTYSIMPDRIEAGTFLTAAAITKGELLISGCPYKELEAIINKFMQMGIHIEKRECGIYVAPIKTLKATDVTTRPFPGFPTDMQAQIMALMSIAYGTSTVNETIFENRFMHVQELARMGANIRLNGHTAIVTGVKELKGAPVMASDLRASASLVLAGLAAKGITTIQRTYHLDRGYEFIEKKLNAVGASIQRTNE from the coding sequence ATGGATAAACTTATTATTGAAGGTGGTTACCCACTTAAAGGCACAGTAACTGTAAGTGGTTCAAAAAATGCTGCACTACCTATTCTAATAGCAAGTATTTTAGCAAATAAAAAAGTTACGTTACATAATGTTCCGCAGTTACGAGATATTAGGACAACAATAAAACTTCTAGAAATCCTTGGATGCACTATTCAGCAAACAGAGCAATGTATAGAACTAACACCAGGAACATTACAACATGAGGCGCCTTATGAACTTGTCTGTACAATGAGAGCATCAATTCTTGTTCTGGGACCACTACTCGCCAAGCTTGGTAAAGCTAAGGTAGCTATGCCAGGAGGATGTGCTATTGGTGCTCGTCCTATAGATCTTCACATCAAAGCACTTGAAAAAATGGGTGCTAAGTTTACCCTAAAAGATGGATACCTTATAGGGGACTGTACTAAACTTAAAGGTACACATATTTACTTGGATTTCCCAACGGTTGGTGGGACAGAAAATCTTCTTATAGCAGCCTCAATTGCTGAAGGAGAAACTATTCTTGAAAATGCTGCTCAAGAACCTGAAATTGAAGATCTTGCACGATTTCTTATTGCCTGTGGTGCAATAATTAAAGGACACGGTACAAATGTCATTCATATCCAAGGAGTCCCTTCTCTTAATGGTTGTACATATAGTATCATGCCAGATCGTATTGAAGCTGGGACTTTTCTTACTGCTGCTGCTATTACAAAGGGAGAACTGCTTATATCAGGTTGTCCCTATAAAGAATTGGAAGCTATTATTAATAAATTTATGCAAATGGGTATACACATTGAAAAAAGAGAATGTGGTATCTATGTTGCCCCTATAAAAACACTCAAAGCTACTGATGTAACAACAAGGCCATTTCCAGGATTCCCAACTGACATGCAAGCACAAATTATGGCCCTTATGTCTATTGCTTATGGAACTAGTACAGTTAATGAAACTATCTTTGAAAATAGGTTCATGCATGTACAAGAACTTGCTCGAATGGGAGCTAATATCCGCCTAAACGGACACACAGCTATTGTTACAGGTGTTAAAGAGTTAAAAGGAGCACCTGTTATGGCCTCAGATTTACGTGCAAGTGCATCTTTAGTTCTTGCAGGTCTTGCTGCAAAAGGAATCACAACAATACAAAGAACTTATCATTTAGATCGAGGTTATGAATTTATTGAAAAAAAACTTAATGCTGTTGGAGCATCTATTCAACGTACTAACGAATAG